CCCGCGATTCTCGTCCTCGACGAGGCGACCAGCGACGTCGACACCGAAACCGAAATGTTGATCCAGCGCAGCCTCGACCGCCTCACCGCCGACCGGACTACCTTCGCCATCGCCCACCGGCTCTCGACGATCAAGGACGCCGACACCATCGCCGTCCTGGAGGACGGCCACGTCGTCGAGCGCGGCGCCCACGGCGACCTCCTCGAGAACGACGGTCTCTACGCGCACCTGTGGGGTGTCCAGGCCGGCGAGATCGACGAACTCCCCGAGGAGTTCCTCGAGCGGGCGGCCAGGCGACAGGCCCGCACGGAGGCCGGCGACGACTGATCGCAACCGACGACGACCGACCCGGCTGCCGAGTTCCCCTCTCCTCTCCCCTCCACCTTCGGCGCGTTCAAGTTCCCCAAACCCCTGTATCGGGTATGCTTCGGCTCGCGGTGGCGACGGACGCCGAGACCCTCGATCGAATCATAGATCCACTCGCCGAGCGCGGAATCGAGGCCCGGTACGTCCCGACGACCGGGCGCGCACAGCCGCTCTCGGAGCCACTCATCGAGGAAGGGTTCGACGTCGGCTTCGTCTACCCCTCGCGGATGATGGAGGGCGGCGTCGCGGACGCGCTCCTCGGCGTGCCGTGGGTCAACGATCGGGCGGCAGTCCTGCGGAGCCGGAACAAGGCCGAAACGCTCGCGCGTCTGAAGCGGGCAGGCGTGCCGACCCCGAAAAGCGTCTATGTCTCGAACCCCGCCGCCGACTCCGAACTCCGGGCGGCCTTCGATCGGCTCGACCCGCCCGTCGTCGTCAAACCCAACTCGACGACCCGCGGGGTCGGCATCGCGAAGGCCGGCGACCTCGACTCCTTTTTGGGGATCTGTGAGTACCTCTCGCTGGTCCACGATTATCGCGCCGTCGACGACAGATCGTTTCTGCTCCAGGAGTTCCTCCCTGCGGCCCGCGACTTCCGGGCGATGGTCGTCGACGGCGAGTACGCGGGCGCCGTCGAGCGACGGTTACCGGCCAGCGAGCGAGCGGCGGGCCGCTGGAAGCATAACGTCCACCGCGGCGCGGCGGCGGTCGGCGTCGACCTCGCGCCCGGGCGCCGCAAGCTCGCCGAAGCGGCGGCCGAAGCGCTCGACATCGAGTGGCTCGGCGTCGACCTCCTCGTCGCCGAGGGCCGCGCCGTCGTCAACGAGACGAACGCCCGGCCGACGGTCGACTCGGCCACGAAGTACGACTCGGGGTTTTACGACCGGATGGCGGGACTGATCCGCCGGACGGCGGACGTCTGAGACACGCGCCGCTCGTCGGTCGTCGTCTCGTTCGTCAGGATGGGGACGCCCCGGAGCGGGCACCGACGCGTTCGTGGCGTTTCGGCGTCGGTTCGACGCGCTCTCCCCGCAGTGACGCGTGTTTTAATACGCCGAGCGATCGGGGGACGAGACCGGCCCCAGCCGACAACGCGATACCGACTCCCCGCTGGCACGCCCAGTCGCTTCCCCGGGATCTCGCGTCCGCGTGGACCCATCGACCGACGGTCCCGGACACGAGAACAACAGCAAGAGGACGATCAGCAGTTCGGGGCCACCGGGGATCCAAAACGGTCGGAGGAAGCTGAGAGAGCGACTCTTCCGGACGGACATAAACGTCCTCCTACCGTCTAATCCGGTGAGTTACCCCCAGAAATCGATCAAGCGCGTCCGTCGGTTCAGCTGGGTGATCCCTCAGTCGCTCATGGTGCCAGTCTATTCGTCTTCGGTCTCAATATTCAGCACCGTGCCATCGTCCGCGTGAACGGTGACTTCAGTTTCCGCCCCGGTTGACGCAACGAGTTCGACTTCGTAGACTGGTGTGCCGTCCTCGCTCTCGAGTTCGACTTCTTCAACGGTACCATTGGCTTCTGCGGTTGCGATATCTATCGCCGCTTCTTCGGAGAGACTGACATTGCTTTGAGTAATCGCGTTATCCTCATCGGCACCATCTAGCGGTGACGAACCGGCACCCTGTGCAAGCGCAAACCCGCTGCCAGATATAACCGCCAGGGCAATTGCGACAGCAGCTATTCCAGACAGCGCTCGAAGGTTATGTTTCATCTTGGGATCCTCTACATACGAGTTCGCGGCCGGATATAAAGTGCCGTTTGGTATATGAGTTTAACAGTGGTACACTTCTTTAACGACTTGCTTGCCGCGACGACTCCGCGAGCGAGGCCGCGATGGCCGCTTCGATCGGGGTCCGATCGATGGGGACCACGTCCTGGATGTCGTAGTCCTCGCGCACGGTCACCGGGTGGCGCATGCTCTCGGCCAGCGGACGCGCGATCGCGTACTGGACGTCGGTGGTAAACCGGAGCCAATGCGAGGAGAGTTTCGGCGTCATCACCGGAACTGGGAGGATGCGTATGTTCCGTCCCTTCCGGGCGGCCGTCATCCGGAGCAGCGACTCGTACGAACAGACGGAGGGACCGCCGATGTCGTAGGTCTCGCCGCGGGTCTCCGCGGCCCTCAACAACCCGGTGAGGTAGTCGATCGCGTCTTGGACACCAATCGGCTGACACGGCGTCCGGACCCACTGTGGGACGACCAACACCGGCAGTCGGTCGGTCAGGTCGTCGACGATGCGGAAACTCGCGCTCTCGGGGCCGATTATCACCGCCGCCCGGAGCACGGTCAGATCGAAGGCTCCCTCCGCGAGGACGGTCTCGACCTCGCGCCGGGAGGCGAGATGCGGCGAGAGGTCGGTCTCGTCGCCGCTGATCCCGCTCAGGTAGACGACTCGATCGACGCCTGCGTCGGCAGCAATTTCGCGAAAGCGGGCCGCGTACCGGCGATCGAGTTCGGCGAAGTTCTCGGAAGTGAGCGAGTGAATCAGGTAGTACGCGACGTCGACGCCGTCACAGAGCCCCTCGAGGGACTCCGGATCGCCGAGGTCGCCGGCGAAGGGCTCGACGCCATCCGGAAACGACTCGCTGTCGGCGCTCCGCGAGAATGCGACCACGTCGTGGCCTTCTTCGTCGAGGGCCCGAACCAGCCGCGATCCGACGAATCCAGTCGCGCCGACCACTAGCGTCCGCATTTATACTGCATACGTGACCCATCCACAAGACAGTTGTGTACGGCCGATCCGGTCATCTGGCTCCGTCCGCGTCGGGTGGAGCCGACGGAAACCGGAACCGAAAGCGCGTCCCGGTCGGCGAACGATCAGAGACGGTGACGCGTCCGCCGTAGGCGTCGACGAGCTTTCCGACGAGGTATAGCCCGATGCCGTCGCCCGAACTGTCCGGGTCGTGGACGCCCGGCTCGAAGAGGCGCCCGCGGACGTCGGGCGGGATCCCGTCGCCGTCGTCGGCGATTTCGATTTCGATCGCCCCGTCGGCGGCGGTCGCAGTGACGGAGACCGTGAGGTCCGCCGGAGGATTGTGAACGACCGCGTTCTCGAGGACGTTCCGGAACACCTCGCCGACGAAGCGATCCGACTCGACATGGAGGTCGTCCCCGATGTCGGCGTCGATCGAGACGTCGGGGGCGTCCGACCGGATCACGGCGATCTCCTCCCGGAGGACGCACCCGATATCGACGCGCTCGAACTCCCCGCCGTCGGTCTCGGACTCCAAGACGACGTTGGCAGTGTCGAGTAACTGCTCGATGCTTGCGGTCCGCTCCCCGATCGCTTCGGCGGGCGTCGGCGACGGATCGAACGTCGAGGGCCGGATCGAGTCGGCGTGATTCGAGATGGCGACCATGTGGTTTCTGATGTCGTGTTCGAGCAACCGCAAGAGGAAAACGAGCGTCTCCTCGCGGTCAGCGGTTCGGTCGGCGAGCCGTCGGTTTCGGGCGGCGCGGCCACGGTGCAACCCTACCAGAACGCCCGCGGCGGCTCCGGCGGAGCCGACGACGACGAACTCCCGGAGCGTGTCCAAGGCGATCGCCCCCGAGGTGAGCTCGGGGATCGCCCCCCAGAGGACCAGCGCCCCGGTGAACGCTGCCCCGCCGAGACACCACTTCGTCGCGAGTCGGTACTCCATGGCAGGGGGGTCACTCCGGAGCAGTACGATCGCGGACATCACGACGATGTAACCGAACACCACGTGGACGACGATGCCGAAGACGGCTTGGTTGAGATCGGCCGTCCGGGGGCGGATCCACGCGAACCAAAGCGTCAGCCCGGACGCCGCGAAAACGATTCCGACGGAGCCGAGCAACAGCCCGAGCGATCGGC
The genomic region above belongs to Natronomonas moolapensis 8.8.11 and contains:
- a CDS encoding PepSY domain-containing protein — protein: MKHNLRALSGIAAVAIALAVISGSGFALAQGAGSSPLDGADEDNAITQSNVSLSEEAAIDIATAEANGTVEEVELESEDGTPVYEVELVASTGAETEVTVHADDGTVLNIETEDE
- a CDS encoding ATP-grasp domain-containing protein is translated as MLRLAVATDAETLDRIIDPLAERGIEARYVPTTGRAQPLSEPLIEEGFDVGFVYPSRMMEGGVADALLGVPWVNDRAAVLRSRNKAETLARLKRAGVPTPKSVYVSNPAADSELRAAFDRLDPPVVVKPNSTTRGVGIAKAGDLDSFLGICEYLSLVHDYRAVDDRSFLLQEFLPAARDFRAMVVDGEYAGAVERRLPASERAAGRWKHNVHRGAAAVGVDLAPGRRKLAEAAAEALDIEWLGVDLLVAEGRAVVNETNARPTVDSATKYDSGFYDRMAGLIRRTADV
- a CDS encoding NAD(P)H-binding protein, whose product is MRTLVVGATGFVGSRLVRALDEEGHDVVAFSRSADSESFPDGVEPFAGDLGDPESLEGLCDGVDVAYYLIHSLTSENFAELDRRYAARFREIAADAGVDRVVYLSGISGDETDLSPHLASRREVETVLAEGAFDLTVLRAAVIIGPESASFRIVDDLTDRLPVLVVPQWVRTPCQPIGVQDAIDYLTGLLRAAETRGETYDIGGPSVCSYESLLRMTAARKGRNIRILPVPVMTPKLSSHWLRFTTDVQYAIARPLAESMRHPVTVREDYDIQDVVPIDRTPIEAAIAASLAESSRQASR
- a CDS encoding sensor histidine kinase, translating into MSETAHRRSLGLLLGSVGIVFAASGLTLWFAWIRPRTADLNQAVFGIVVHVVFGYIVVMSAIVLLRSDPPAMEYRLATKWCLGGAAFTGALVLWGAIPELTSGAIALDTLREFVVVGSAGAAAGVLVGLHRGRAARNRRLADRTADREETLVFLLRLLEHDIRNHMVAISNHADSIRPSTFDPSPTPAEAIGERTASIEQLLDTANVVLESETDGGEFERVDIGCVLREEIAVIRSDAPDVSIDADIGDDLHVESDRFVGEVFRNVLENAVVHNPPADLTVSVTATAADGAIEIEIADDGDGIPPDVRGRLFEPGVHDPDSSGDGIGLYLVGKLVDAYGGRVTVSDRSPTGTRFRFRFPSAPPDADGAR